The Methanobacterium sp. BAmetb5 genome includes a region encoding these proteins:
- a CDS encoding HEAT repeat domain-containing protein — MGYLVCQECGGYYKLQEGESKDDFVSCECYGTLVYVESIEDYFNPDEQFPDEVKDKSSDDVLKTLKNESTTSVTENLDDNSSDSYPEEPGDRPFNPILEVPGDRQSAPIFEKPGDKSPTPILENKEKKDSDIKSSALPEEMADTPSKISINSEGDSGYKESVAGVIEKLSTESSPIPETKKSVASGPSKPPSFPLFRQPEGKQTIKNRNYYHKINSRDKKPDVKTLKLIKDVNGLIAALDFDDSSVKLEAVKALGSIADERAIEPLKKVKEKEKGVLRTFAGNAIFQIESKNKGLKSRNRADYRKKYYEESLSPPGKSKLINHNVNKNRDDLTQIPVFKNSVPANSSLKDTVVTKIPETSHAPEENKNTQVSEGIGSVDRQVQNKSKKPTPIDSKVPTRQEIHDELEFPAKPEVPIESKGAANKDISLKYPIAETDVPIKQNTSLKSDKTLKSDLTSGPEAVDEAIRSSTDRKSVKNRILGKFRGPGKSQSHEPVLSDKSHMPPKSTYNNQESSEKIIYEKIDDLKDLKEAKSDTTSPEVHDTDKKSPVTIDRTIDRDVKSGKTNETNKETNKKIPDDHFIPEDSSGIQDDLLTDECLFTSESTSQIKSSANDDSLEVNEPVEVETPLKVENTFEEEKLVEDEESLELEKSLKVEIPFEEEKLVEDEESLELEESLEVNKPLELEESSEVEETAEEMDKYAKNAVSPEDTKLESGVTSPEISKTIINNKPASMEVNITGSDVKLNPTPAGGSVKGDVISTSDSQEFLGLKRTDLQLLGFIALFALSLVVGILLTMS, encoded by the coding sequence ATGGGATATCTGGTATGCCAGGAATGTGGTGGCTATTATAAATTACAGGAAGGTGAATCAAAGGATGATTTCGTCTCCTGTGAATGTTACGGTACTTTAGTGTACGTGGAGTCCATTGAAGATTATTTTAATCCAGATGAACAATTTCCCGACGAAGTTAAGGATAAATCATCCGATGATGTTCTTAAAACTTTGAAGAACGAATCAACTACCTCGGTTACTGAAAATTTGGATGATAACTCATCTGATTCTTATCCGGAGGAACCGGGGGATAGACCATTTAATCCTATTCTTGAGGTACCAGGGGATAGACAATCTGCTCCTATTTTTGAGAAACCGGGGGATAAATCACCTACACCTATTCTCGAAAATAAAGAGAAGAAGGACTCTGATATTAAGTCATCTGCACTTCCTGAAGAAATGGCAGATACACCTTCTAAAATCAGCATTAATTCTGAAGGAGACTCTGGTTATAAAGAATCAGTGGCGGGTGTTATTGAAAAATTGAGTACTGAATCTTCGCCGATCCCTGAAACTAAAAAATCTGTAGCTTCTGGCCCAAGTAAACCCCCTAGTTTTCCTTTATTCCGGCAACCAGAGGGAAAACAGACCATTAAAAATAGAAATTACTATCATAAAATAAATTCCCGGGATAAGAAACCCGATGTAAAAACATTAAAACTCATAAAAGATGTTAACGGATTAATAGCTGCTCTTGATTTTGATGATTCCTCGGTTAAACTGGAAGCAGTGAAGGCACTGGGTAGCATAGCTGATGAGAGAGCTATTGAACCCCTAAAGAAAGTTAAAGAAAAGGAGAAAGGTGTCCTTAGAACCTTTGCCGGTAATGCTATTTTTCAAATTGAATCCAAAAATAAAGGATTGAAATCCAGGAACCGGGCTGATTATCGTAAAAAATACTATGAAGAATCCCTGTCCCCCCCGGGAAAAAGTAAACTTATAAATCACAATGTAAATAAAAACCGGGACGATTTAACCCAAATTCCCGTGTTTAAAAATTCAGTTCCTGCTAATTCTTCCCTTAAAGATACTGTAGTCACTAAAATACCAGAAACTTCCCATGCACCTGAAGAAAATAAAAATACTCAAGTATCAGAAGGAATTGGATCCGTAGATCGCCAAGTGCAGAATAAATCTAAAAAACCAACTCCTATTGATTCGAAGGTCCCTACCCGGCAGGAAATACATGATGAATTAGAGTTTCCGGCTAAACCTGAAGTACCTATTGAATCTAAGGGTGCTGCTAATAAAGATATAAGTTTGAAATACCCAATTGCCGAAACCGATGTTCCTATTAAACAGAATACATCTCTAAAATCAGATAAAACTTTAAAATCAGATTTAACCAGTGGCCCAGAAGCTGTAGATGAAGCCATAAGATCAAGTACGGATCGTAAATCAGTGAAAAACAGGATACTGGGAAAATTTAGGGGACCTGGCAAGTCTCAATCTCATGAACCGGTGTTATCTGATAAATCGCACATGCCGCCTAAATCCACGTATAATAATCAGGAATCGTCGGAGAAAATTATATATGAGAAAATAGATGATTTGAAGGATTTAAAGGAAGCCAAATCTGATACCACTTCTCCTGAAGTTCATGATACAGATAAAAAATCCCCTGTAACTATTGATAGGACTATTGATAGAGATGTGAAATCTGGAAAAACTAATGAAACCAATAAAGAAACCAATAAAAAAATTCCAGATGATCACTTTATTCCAGAAGACAGCTCCGGGATTCAAGATGATCTTCTTACCGATGAGTGCCTATTCACTAGTGAATCCACATCCCAGATAAAATCCTCGGCTAATGATGATAGTTTAGAGGTAAATGAGCCCGTAGAAGTAGAAACACCTTTGAAGGTAGAGAATACATTTGAAGAGGAGAAACTTGTGGAGGATGAGGAGTCCTTAGAGTTGGAGAAGTCTTTGAAGGTTGAGATTCCTTTTGAAGAGGAGAAACTTGTGGAGGATGAGGAGTCCTTAGAGTTGGAGGAATCCTTAGAGGTTAATAAGCCTTTAGAGTTAGAGGAATCTTCAGAAGTTGAAGAAACTGCTGAAGAAATGGATAAATATGCGAAAAACGCGGTTTCCCCAGAGGATACTAAATTGGAAAGTGGGGTTACCTCTCCAGAAATTTCCAAAACAATAATAAATAACAAACCTGCTTCAATGGAAGTAAATATAACTGGTTCGGATGTTAAATTGAATCCCACGCCTGCAGGGGGATCAGTCAAAGGTGACGTCATCAGCACCTCTGATTCTCAGGAATTCTTAGGCCTAAAACGAACAGATTTACAATTGTTAGGATTTATAGCCCTTTTTGCCCTGTCTTTAGTGGTTGGTATTTTGCTCACCATGAGCTAG
- the argJ gene encoding bifunctional ornithine acetyltransferase/N-acetylglutamate synthase, with the protein MKKIEGGICAVENVRAAGACEDNYGVALIHYPQSSAAAVFTRNKVQAAPIIITRESVKNGKLSAIVANSGNANCFTGEKGIEDAKEMTRQVAQDLDILPEDVAVASTGIIGRQLPLPLINKLITDALRRLDNSPAASRNAAEAIMTTDTYPKEFAVETTLSNGKTVRIGGICKGSGMIAPNMGTMLSFLTTDIEASPAELEEALQKSVEKTFNMVVVDGDESTNDIVVLLSRPGQGNLDEKFQEALDYLCCELTRMLARDGEGATKYMEVEVRGAESLNDARVAARSVVKSPLVKTALFGADPNWGRIVAAVGYSGASMNEKTVTVSLEDGERRVAVVDQGEIKAFDGTEELELAESIMERETIKITVDLSLGTFTATAYGCDLSYDYVSINSEYST; encoded by the coding sequence ATGAAAAAAATTGAAGGTGGAATATGTGCAGTGGAAAATGTCCGGGCAGCTGGTGCCTGTGAAGACAATTATGGGGTGGCACTTATCCATTACCCACAAAGCAGTGCAGCAGCAGTATTCACCAGAAATAAAGTACAGGCCGCTCCTATTATCATCACCAGAGAATCAGTCAAAAATGGAAAACTATCGGCAATAGTCGCCAACAGTGGTAATGCCAACTGTTTTACTGGTGAAAAAGGTATTGAAGATGCCAAAGAGATGACCCGCCAAGTTGCTCAAGACCTGGACATCCTCCCGGAAGATGTGGCTGTAGCCTCCACTGGAATCATTGGACGCCAACTACCCTTACCCCTCATTAACAAACTCATCACCGATGCTCTGCGAAGACTGGATAATTCACCTGCAGCCTCCAGAAACGCGGCTGAGGCTATAATGACCACTGATACATATCCCAAGGAATTTGCAGTGGAAACTACACTTTCTAATGGCAAAACAGTTCGTATTGGGGGTATATGTAAGGGTTCGGGAATGATCGCCCCTAACATGGGTACCATGCTTTCCTTTCTTACCACAGATATAGAAGCCAGCCCAGCAGAACTCGAAGAAGCCCTGCAGAAATCTGTGGAAAAAACATTCAACATGGTGGTGGTGGATGGAGATGAAAGTACCAATGATATCGTGGTACTCTTATCCCGACCAGGCCAGGGAAACCTCGATGAAAAATTCCAGGAAGCACTGGACTATCTGTGCTGTGAACTTACCCGGATGCTGGCCCGGGATGGAGAAGGGGCTACCAAGTACATGGAAGTAGAAGTTAGGGGTGCTGAAAGCCTTAACGATGCTAGAGTCGCCGCTAGATCAGTTGTTAAATCACCACTGGTAAAAACAGCTTTATTCGGAGCCGATCCAAACTGGGGCCGTATTGTGGCTGCAGTGGGCTATTCCGGAGCCAGTATGAATGAGAAAACCGTCACTGTTTCCTTGGAAGATGGTGAACGGAGGGTGGCTGTGGTAGATCAAGGTGAAATAAAGGCCTTTGACGGTACAGAAGAGCTGGAACTGGCAGAAAGCATAATGGAAAGGGAAACCATCAAAATAACCGTTGATTTATCACTCGGAACATTTACGGCCACAGCCTACGGATGTGACCTAAGTTATGACTATGTAAGCATAAATTCAGAGTACTCTACTTAA
- the rfbD gene encoding dTDP-4-dehydrorhamnose reductase, protein MKVMIIGAEGMLGHDLEDILSKDHQISTTTIDTLDITDIEKTIKTVKDINPDVLVHAAAFTDVDGSEAKEDLAYNVNALGTRNVALACREADSALVYICTDYVFDGTKGTPYREYDQTNPLSVYGKTKHQGEVYIRDILNKFYIVRTAWLYGYHGPNFVTTMLKLAENHDSISVVSDQIGSPTYTRDLAKAINQLINKPAYGIYHVTNSDHCSWYEYAQEIFQNAGIDIELKPVSTEEFGSPAPRPLYSVLDNYNWRMEGFPPIRSYKDALKDYMELLK, encoded by the coding sequence ATGAAAGTAATGATTATAGGCGCAGAAGGAATGTTAGGGCACGATTTGGAAGATATTTTATCCAAGGACCACCAGATAAGCACCACCACCATTGACACCCTGGACATAACTGACATTGAAAAAACCATTAAAACTGTGAAAGACATTAACCCCGATGTATTGGTACATGCTGCTGCATTTACCGATGTTGATGGAAGTGAAGCCAAAGAAGACCTGGCTTATAATGTAAATGCATTGGGAACACGTAACGTGGCACTGGCCTGCCGGGAAGCTGACAGTGCACTGGTTTACATCTGTACGGACTATGTATTTGACGGAACCAAAGGCACACCCTACCGGGAGTATGATCAGACCAATCCACTCAGTGTTTATGGAAAAACCAAACACCAGGGTGAAGTATACATCCGTGATATCCTGAATAAATTCTACATTGTCCGGACAGCATGGTTATACGGATACCATGGACCTAACTTTGTCACTACCATGCTGAAATTAGCAGAAAACCATGATAGCATATCGGTGGTCAGCGACCAGATAGGATCACCCACCTACACCCGGGACCTGGCTAAAGCCATAAACCAACTCATAAACAAACCAGCCTATGGTATTTACCACGTTACCAACAGTGATCACTGCTCTTGGTATGAATACGCCCAGGAAATCTTCCAGAATGCCGGTATTGACATTGAACTTAAACCAGTATCCACTGAGGAATTTGGTAGTCCTGCTCCCCGTCCACTGTACTCTGTCCTGGATAACTACAACTGGAGAATGGAAGGATTCCCACCAATAAGAAGTTATAAAGATGCTTTGAAGGATTATATGGAATTGTTAAAATAA
- a CDS encoding MBL fold metallo-hydrolase, whose protein sequence is MTSIDFFGGVDEIGGNKIRVNDDETSFFFDFGMGFSQANDYLSEFLQPRKANGICDFIELGLLPYIEGIYREDYLRHVGLPYPSEPSVDGVLISHSHVDHVAYVHHLREDIPIYLTNESHLILKALEETGAASFSEYLHLKKSFYLEPKKRGDGYMRSRANIVDRDIHVVKPYQKFEIGNFKLKSAPVDHSLPGATAYIGENEEDTIVYTGDLRFHGRHPELTNKFVKEAKKSKPTIMISEGTRIDSQTSVNEFDIEKRAVESVNRCQGLVVVNYPVRDLDRLLTFYKVAEDTDRKLVVSLKQAYILNLFQEHNPEYPGIGEVMIYKPRKGWGLVGDNSFACVEDEWLCASTIDEDIESAHSLRDYKKWERKLLENDNVLTYHDLRENPRDYIFRCDFFELKELIDIKPDNGIYIKSSTEPFDDQMEINERKVRNWLKLFNLPLLNKCFHASGHANGPEILKMIREIHPDKLYPVHTTHQEKFLELVDDGIEVIFPKKQEIT, encoded by the coding sequence TTGACCAGTATTGATTTTTTCGGAGGCGTGGATGAAATTGGAGGGAATAAAATCAGGGTTAATGATGATGAAACCTCATTCTTCTTTGATTTTGGAATGGGATTTTCCCAGGCCAATGATTATTTGTCGGAGTTTCTGCAACCCCGCAAGGCCAATGGAATCTGTGACTTTATCGAACTGGGCCTGTTACCCTACATAGAAGGGATTTACCGTGAAGACTACCTGCGGCATGTAGGTCTGCCCTACCCCTCTGAACCATCGGTTGATGGAGTGCTGATTAGCCATTCCCACGTGGACCACGTAGCCTATGTGCATCACCTCCGGGAAGACATTCCCATCTACCTCACCAATGAATCACACCTAATTTTAAAGGCACTGGAAGAAACTGGTGCCGCATCCTTCTCAGAATATCTCCATTTAAAAAAATCATTTTACCTGGAGCCCAAAAAGCGTGGAGACGGTTACATGCGCTCCCGGGCCAACATAGTTGACCGGGACATCCACGTGGTGAAACCCTACCAAAAATTTGAAATTGGGAATTTTAAGCTTAAATCTGCCCCGGTTGACCATTCACTACCGGGCGCAACGGCATATATTGGTGAAAACGAGGAGGACACCATTGTATATACTGGAGACCTTCGTTTCCATGGACGTCACCCGGAACTCACCAATAAATTCGTTAAAGAAGCTAAAAAATCCAAGCCTACCATTATGATCAGTGAAGGGACTCGTATTGACAGCCAAACCAGTGTGAATGAGTTTGATATTGAAAAACGGGCAGTTGAATCCGTTAATCGGTGCCAAGGCCTGGTAGTGGTTAATTATCCTGTGCGGGATCTGGACCGGCTTTTAACCTTCTACAAAGTGGCCGAGGACACTGACCGAAAACTGGTAGTGAGCCTAAAACAGGCCTATATTCTGAACCTATTCCAGGAACACAACCCTGAGTATCCAGGTATAGGGGAGGTTATGATCTACAAACCCCGTAAAGGATGGGGTCTGGTGGGAGATAATAGTTTTGCCTGTGTGGAAGATGAATGGCTGTGTGCCTCCACCATTGATGAGGACATTGAATCTGCACATTCTCTCCGGGATTATAAAAAATGGGAAAGAAAACTACTGGAAAATGACAACGTTCTCACCTACCATGATCTCCGGGAAAATCCACGGGATTACATATTCCGCTGTGATTTTTTCGAGTTAAAGGAACTTATCGATATAAAACCAGACAATGGTATCTACATCAAGTCCAGTACAGAACCCTTTGATGATCAGATGGAAATAAATGAAAGGAAGGTGCGTAATTGGTTGAAGTTATTCAACTTACCTCTCTTAAATAAATGCTTCCATGCATCTGGGCACGCCAATGGCCCGGAGATACTGAAGATGATAAGGGAGATACATCCAGATAAGTTATATCCAGTACACACTACCCACCAGGAGAAATTCCTTGAACTTGTCGATGATGGGATTGAGGTTATTTTTCCCAAAAAACAGGAAATAACCTGA
- a CDS encoding TIGR04165 family Cys-rich peptide, whose product MKSEDLNQACPECGCKDKTISQRTKQTSVDTCYIPHIPDGKQGVILCSECGHLFEFCKDRKLKEEVKKIEI is encoded by the coding sequence ATGAAATCAGAAGATCTTAACCAGGCCTGTCCTGAATGCGGTTGTAAAGACAAAACAATATCCCAAAGAACTAAACAGACCTCAGTTGATACTTGTTACATTCCACATATTCCCGATGGTAAACAAGGGGTAATTCTTTGCAGTGAATGTGGCCATCTGTTTGAGTTCTGCAAGGATCGTAAGCTAAAAGAAGAAGTAAAGAAGATCGAGATTTAA
- a CDS encoding 3'-5' exoribonuclease YhaM family protein: MFKEEKDFIENLNSVRRISTSFVIASATVKKARNGKDYLEFSLTDKSGQITARMFPNRNAHEIYDTINEKCIYQINGVVDEFPRNSQNFSIKIDDLQALEEDNYHLDDFIRTSSKDRDELLAEIKNTMDEMENIYLKVLLNSFFNDPEFTQEFCTAPSAKIYHHNYVGGLLEHSVEVLQICRTICHIFPQLDQDLLYTGAILHDVGKLKAYDYDLISIDISNEGKLLDHLFISAEMVKEKINTLDVDMPEELQTQVLHLILSHHGAVRNGWGSPVDPKTPEAIALHHADDLDAKVKGSIQK; encoded by the coding sequence ATGTTTAAAGAGGAAAAAGATTTCATTGAAAACTTGAACAGTGTGAGAAGAATCAGTACCTCATTTGTCATAGCCAGTGCCACAGTCAAAAAGGCGCGCAACGGCAAAGACTACCTTGAATTTAGTTTAACTGATAAGAGTGGTCAGATAACGGCGCGAATGTTTCCCAACCGAAATGCCCATGAGATCTACGATACAATTAATGAGAAATGCATTTACCAGATAAATGGAGTGGTAGATGAGTTTCCACGTAACTCCCAGAATTTCAGCATAAAAATTGATGATCTGCAGGCCCTGGAAGAAGATAATTACCATCTGGATGATTTCATCCGAACATCTAGTAAAGACCGGGATGAACTCCTGGCTGAGATTAAAAACACCATGGACGAAATGGAAAACATCTATCTGAAGGTTCTACTTAATTCCTTTTTCAATGACCCCGAATTTACCCAGGAATTTTGCACAGCACCTTCAGCAAAAATTTACCACCACAACTATGTAGGGGGTTTACTGGAACACAGTGTAGAAGTATTGCAGATATGCCGAACTATATGCCATATATTCCCCCAGCTGGACCAGGATCTCTTATATACCGGAGCAATACTCCATGACGTGGGTAAATTAAAGGCCTATGACTATGACCTCATCAGTATTGACATCTCCAACGAGGGAAAACTATTGGATCATCTATTCATCTCTGCAGAAATGGTTAAAGAGAAGATTAACACCTTGGATGTGGATATGCCGGAAGAACTACAAACCCAAGTGTTACATTTAATACTCAGCCATCATGGTGCCGTTCGAAATGGATGGGGCTCACCAGTTGATCCCAAAACTCCCGAGGCAATTGCCTTGCACCATGCTGATGATTTAGATGCAAAGGTTAAGGGATCAATCCAAAAATAA
- a CDS encoding DUF2116 family Zn-ribbon domain-containing protein codes for MMVMDDIDRELENYQKAMNNEKRKTARINWLLFLVLIVVIIIFVYSLWRYQALN; via the coding sequence ATGATGGTAATGGATGACATTGACCGGGAACTGGAAAACTATCAGAAAGCAATGAATAATGAAAAAAGAAAAACAGCGCGTATAAACTGGTTGCTTTTCTTGGTTTTGATAGTGGTGATAATTATCTTTGTATATTCCTTGTGGAGATATCAAGCCCTTAACTAA
- a CDS encoding Mur ligase family protein: MKCVVIGAGNAGRPAARILNYAGHQVQITDEKEMEEFPEDVQKTLLKMKEEGVDLQLGWDDPTNIDDVDAVYISPNIPKDSPIRHYLVDNELKLLINQDIADIVDKTINMDVIGVTGTLGKTSTTHAISEIFKNAGYSVWTCSSLSGNLLSEVIVDGIINGDHIKSDIAVLELPHGTIRLLSELKLKVGLITNIYADHLSEFEGSLEKYTKRKLMITESSEILVASSQCTPFLQDHDAVYYCSHGSDCDIKGYLKEDKIRIKYKLKKKEGEFETKFNLKGYYFENAVAAAAVALAYGLKEDSIVDGMNKFKGIPGHLEYVGDYCGREVHFDAAFVPEGIISTLEQFSQDKSNLIVLIDNPDSTNPRDKFQIGKLLGDYAQVIIASGFNETTGVLDMKSAQEVLEGAKDADALKIATEDMITAGEYSIKHSKPGDIILHIGPGAITNYQDLKDKMMKGIEEGCKKYS; encoded by the coding sequence ATGAAGTGCGTGGTAATAGGTGCAGGTAATGCTGGAAGACCAGCTGCCAGAATTTTAAATTATGCAGGTCACCAAGTTCAAATAACTGATGAAAAGGAAATGGAGGAATTCCCGGAAGACGTGCAGAAAACTCTCCTTAAAATGAAAGAAGAGGGAGTGGATCTCCAACTAGGATGGGACGATCCCACCAACATTGACGATGTGGATGCAGTTTACATTTCCCCTAACATCCCCAAAGATTCTCCCATCCGACATTATCTGGTGGATAATGAATTAAAATTACTCATTAATCAGGATATTGCTGATATTGTCGATAAAACTATTAATATGGATGTTATCGGTGTGACTGGAACTTTGGGAAAAACCAGCACCACCCATGCCATCTCCGAAATTTTTAAAAATGCTGGTTACAGTGTATGGACCTGTTCATCCCTATCAGGCAACCTGCTCAGTGAAGTTATTGTGGATGGGATTATCAATGGAGATCATATCAAAAGTGATATTGCAGTGCTAGAACTACCTCACGGTACCATTCGGCTTCTTTCGGAGCTCAAACTTAAGGTGGGATTAATAACCAATATCTATGCAGATCATCTATCCGAATTTGAGGGGTCCCTGGAGAAGTACACCAAGAGAAAGCTCATGATCACGGAATCCAGTGAAATTCTGGTGGCCAGCTCCCAGTGTACTCCATTTCTTCAGGACCACGATGCTGTTTATTACTGCTCCCATGGCAGTGACTGTGACATCAAAGGATACTTAAAAGAGGATAAAATTAGGATAAAATATAAATTAAAGAAAAAAGAAGGCGAATTTGAAACAAAATTCAACCTGAAGGGATACTACTTTGAAAATGCAGTTGCTGCGGCGGCCGTTGCCCTGGCCTATGGTCTTAAAGAAGATTCCATTGTAGATGGAATGAATAAATTTAAGGGCATACCTGGCCATTTAGAGTATGTTGGGGATTATTGTGGACGTGAAGTTCACTTCGATGCTGCATTTGTTCCAGAAGGTATAATTTCCACCTTGGAACAGTTTTCTCAGGACAAATCTAATTTAATAGTATTGATTGATAATCCAGATAGTACCAATCCCCGTGACAAGTTCCAGATCGGTAAATTACTGGGGGATTATGCCCAGGTGATCATCGCCAGCGGATTCAATGAAACCACTGGTGTTCTGGACATGAAATCCGCCCAGGAAGTTCTGGAAGGTGCTAAAGACGCGGATGCCCTAAAAATCGCCACCGAGGATATGATCACTGCAGGTGAATATTCAATTAAACATTCAAAACCAGGAGATATCATACTACATATTGGTCCGGGGGCCATAACCAACTACCAGGACCTCAAAGATAAAATGATGAAAGGAATAGAAGAAGGATGTAAAAAGTATTCATAA
- a CDS encoding peptidoglycan-binding protein, producing MVIPAVGAAESSDTENTVVTNASTDQNLQIGMTGENVTQLQTWLQTQGFYKGKIDGEFGNYTDQAVKAFQQYVGIKEDGIVGPISREGMDNLVNGVYASGDDSSSSSYSSTSSSSSSSKAAYGTSKTYSGKSYSNSYRSSRSGWSSGKGVGDCWDNSNALYSQLTASGQKARIVQYANSYVSNHRSVEVWNGNSWVDYDYKGNGYSNRYYATSHGSSASVIASS from the coding sequence ATGGTTATCCCTGCTGTGGGAGCCGCGGAAAGTTCAGATACTGAAAATACGGTCGTGACCAACGCAAGCACAGACCAAAATTTACAAATAGGAATGACTGGAGAAAATGTCACTCAATTACAAACCTGGTTACAGACCCAAGGATTCTACAAAGGTAAAATTGATGGTGAATTCGGTAATTACACCGATCAGGCTGTCAAAGCGTTCCAGCAGTACGTTGGAATAAAAGAAGATGGAATTGTTGGGCCAATTTCTCGTGAGGGTATGGATAATCTGGTTAACGGTGTTTACGCATCAGGTGACGATAGTTCATCCAGCTCATACAGTAGTACTAGCAGTTCCAGTTCATCCAGTAAAGCTGCTTACGGAACCAGCAAAACTTACTCTGGTAAGTCTTACTCCAACTCTTACCGATCCAGTCGTAGTGGATGGAGCAGTGGAAAAGGTGTCGGAGATTGCTGGGATAACAGTAACGCACTTTACAGTCAATTAACTGCATCTGGTCAAAAAGCAAGGATCGTTCAGTACGCCAACAGTTATGTATCCAACCACCGTTCTGTAGAAGTATGGAATGGTAACAGTTGGGTAGATTATGACTACAAAGGTAATGGGTATTCCAACCGATACTACGCAACTTCTCACGGTTCCTCAGCATCCGTGATTGCCAGTAGTTAA
- a CDS encoding LL-diaminopimelate aminotransferase, whose protein sequence is MSVIINENYLLIKSNYIFSEINQRVEKYQNDNPDADIIRMGIGDVTRPLPRAVVEKFTEAVQEMGNAESFRGYGPEQGYDFLINEIIKNDYAPRGITLSPDEVFISDGAKCDTGNIQEIFGLLNTVAVTDPVYPVYVESNVMAGRTGPMGDDGRYQKLVYIPCTEDNGFVPELPTTPVDLIYLCFPNNPTGTALTKEQLAQWVDYARENNSIILFDAAYEAYIREDNIPHSIYEIEGAREVAIEFRSFSKNAGFTGTRCAFTVVPQELVGYDGEGNPHSINSLWNRRQTTKFNGVSYPIQMATCAVYSPEGQKEINESIDYYMNNASIIRNSLKNLGLRVYGGINSPYIWVKTPQGMDSWQFFDLLLDEAHVVGTPGVGFGPSGEGYLRLTAFNTLENTEKAMERISKLTL, encoded by the coding sequence ATGTCAGTTATAATAAATGAAAACTATCTGTTAATTAAAAGCAACTATATTTTCTCGGAAATTAACCAGAGAGTAGAAAAATACCAGAATGATAATCCTGATGCGGATATAATACGAATGGGTATTGGAGATGTAACCCGGCCTTTACCCCGTGCTGTGGTTGAAAAATTCACTGAAGCTGTACAGGAAATGGGTAATGCCGAATCATTCCGGGGTTATGGTCCGGAACAAGGTTATGACTTTTTGATCAATGAAATCATAAAAAATGATTATGCACCACGCGGTATCACCCTTTCCCCGGACGAAGTTTTCATCAGTGACGGTGCCAAGTGTGACACGGGCAATATTCAGGAAATATTTGGCCTGTTAAACACCGTGGCGGTTACCGATCCAGTTTACCCGGTCTATGTGGAAAGTAATGTCATGGCCGGCAGAACCGGGCCCATGGGTGATGATGGACGTTACCAGAAACTGGTTTACATTCCCTGCACTGAAGATAATGGATTTGTGCCCGAACTCCCCACAACACCAGTGGATTTAATTTACCTGTGTTTCCCCAACAATCCCACGGGTACTGCACTTACCAAGGAACAGCTAGCACAGTGGGTGGATTACGCCCGGGAAAACAATTCTATTATACTGTTTGATGCTGCTTACGAAGCTTACATAAGGGAAGACAACATTCCTCACAGTATATACGAGATTGAAGGTGCCCGTGAAGTGGCCATTGAATTTAGGAGTTTCTCTAAAAACGCTGGTTTCACTGGTACCCGGTGTGCTTTCACCGTGGTACCCCAGGAACTGGTGGGATATGATGGTGAAGGAAACCCCCATTCCATCAACTCTCTATGGAATCGGCGTCAGACCACAAAGTTCAATGGAGTTTCCTATCCTATACAGATGGCTACCTGTGCCGTGTACTCCCCTGAGGGTCAAAAAGAGATCAACGAATCCATTGATTACTACATGAACAATGCTTCTATCATCAGAAATAGCTTGAAAAATCTGGGTTTAAGGGTTTACGGTGGAATTAATTCACCATATATCTGGGTTAAAACTCCCCAAGGTATGGATTCCTGGCAGTTCTTTGATTTATTACTGGATGAAGCCCATGTGGTGGGAACTCCCGGTGTGGGTTTCGGTCCCAGTGGTGAAGGTTACCTCCGGTTAACCGCCTTTAACACCCTGGAAAATACTGAAAAAGCCATGGAGAGAATCTCTAAACTCACACTCTAG